The Arachis ipaensis cultivar K30076 chromosome B10, Araip1.1, whole genome shotgun sequence DNA window ataaatatgaatAAGAAtaacaattttaggattagataaaATAGTAATGATGTTATaagtaaaattaattattaaaaataaattaaaatatacatatatttatataaaaatatataataattaattttaatatataaataatatttttgttatctCATTAATTGTTTAATAAAATGTGTATCTACGTGTCACCTAACTTGTCAGAATGGATGTGTGATGAATGAATGACGTGGCAAAAATTGAATGAACTCAATTTCTCTAGCAAAATCTCGAACATATTGAAAAAAGAGAGTTGCAAATTAAGTTCATTTAATTTTTGCCATATTATTCATTCATCACGCATCCATTCTAACAAGTTGGGTACCATATACACTCTATTAACTTAACGTGCCACATCAGATCTTTGTTAACGGAGATAGCTACGTGGACAAGCGTGGACACAATCTAATATTTAGAGGGGTTAATTGGATAACTATAAATTTAAGGATCAAAATTGAGGTCGGTCAAAAATTTAAGGGTAAAATAGATTTCAActcattgttattgataaaaaCTTTGATTGTTTCATaaatttattcaataaaaatgagaaaatatTTGAAGTTATCCACCCATAAATCCATGTGAAGATGTGGATAAAAACAATGCGAGTAATATGGACATCATAAAAGGATTAATTTCTGACTATGTACATGTTTGTTAGAAAATGAAGGAAGAccataaaaagagaaaataaatccAAAAAATATGGTGTGAAACAGTAAAAATTAAAAAGTCAATACATGCGGATATtgctaaagaaaataaagaaacaacaaATAAAAAACTCAATCCTAAATTTATTCATCTGATCCAATCCTATCCAAATATCCACCTAACTAACTAAATTAAGAAACCAACCAAGCAGTGCAGTATTTTAACCCTAATTTAACTCTTTTATCTGTTTATGAtacattatataaaaaaaaattaatttttaaaaattattttatacattatttatatataaaaatatttttttgtgttttagaaaaaaattatacaaaatttaaGCTTCTTTTctagtaaattaaatttattattattggccaataaattataactcaaatgacatagtctctccatactcatttaagaggttgcgggttcgagtctcttgTCTTTGGTAAAAGTCAATgaattatagctcaaatgacatagtctccccgtactcaattaagaggttgcgggttcgagtcttctatctttggtaaaaaaaaaaaaaattattattagctAAGTTGGGAAAAGACACATATCTCCCTTTTTTCAGTTTTTCTCCTCTTTCATTCCAACGGAACCACCCAAATAACGGCATATTTTCTGTATTTCTCAATTCCAATTGTCCAATTCAACTGCATTCTCTCCCTCCTTCTCCATTCTCTGAGAATCCGGTGACCTACCCCTTATCCTTAAATAAATAAACAGCTAACCTTAAACACTGTCCTCACTCTTTCTCTTTTCTACTGTTTCTTGGTTGGAATATAAAGGAACAAGGGTGGAGAAAGGGAATGGTGGTGAAGATGATGAGGTGGCGGCCTTGGCCGCCTCTTGTTGCGAGGAAGTATGAGGTTCGGTTGGTGGTTAGGAAGTTAGAGGGCTGCGATCTGCTGCAGTTTGACTCCCAAGAGTCTCCTAGATTGACGGTGGAGATTAGGTGGAAGGGTCCAAAACTCACTCTCGGCTCTCTACGGAGGACTCCACTCTCCAGAAACTTCACTAGAGAAGCGGATATCCTTGACACTGCAAGAACCTTGGCTCAATGGGACGAGGAGTTTCACACTGTTTGCACGTTCAATGTCAACAAGGACAATGCCTTCCATCCGTGGGAGATCGCTCTCACTCTTTTTAATGTCAGTCTACTCCCTTTTACTTGTGCCTTTGTGGGATTTGTTTAGAGAATGTATCCTGTTATTTGAAATTTGTTTACTCATGGGCCTGTGAATTACCATTTGATTGGTCAAGTTATTTcatttactctgttttaattctTGGAGAACATGTTCTGTTTGGGAATTCCGCCACTGATCATTGTTTGTTTTGTGGTTCGTGTCCATTAATTTTAACTCTGATGTTGAATACGTTGCGTTGGTTTTTAACTTTTTGTGTTGCTAACATCTCTACTGACTTATTGTTTTCCGATGGATGATCGGTGACCTTCATGGACGAAATTTTGCAACTTTCCTTCCTATCAGAATGTTTATGTTTTAgttgacttttttttttcctttttgaagAAAATAATAATACTTAGCCAAATTGAAATATATTTTGTCTGCACTTTTATATGTCAATTGACAAGGGTATCTATCATTGTTACTTGGCTAAACAGCACTTTTCCTTCTGGATTGCAGGGACTGAATCAAGGGCCTAAGAGTAAGGTTCCTGTTCTTGGGACTGCTCTGTTGAATATTGCTGAATTTGCATCTCTAGCTGATCAAAAGGATTTTGATTTAAGCATTCCTCTCACCATTCCTGGGGTTTCTACCGAATCTTCTCCCTCACTTTGTGTATGTCCCCTCTCTTTTGTTTTATCTTTTTTAGCAGTCATAGTTATTAACATTAAAGCTTATCAATCCTTGTTTTGAATTCATCGTAGTACCTCTTGCCCTTATGCAGATATCGGTTAGCTTAGTGGAGTTAAGATCGGCGCAGGAAAGTGCTGACGTAGTTCAGAGATCTGTAGTTCCCCTTTCATCTCCCTCTACTCAGTCTGGAGAGACAAACTTGACAGAAAAGGATGAGCTATCTGCAATCAAGGCTGGCCTTAGGAAAGTCAAGATTTTTACAGAGTATGTATCCTCTAGGaaagaaaaaatagcaaaaacAGCGTGTAATGAGCTAGAGGGAAGCGAAAGTAGGTGTTCTAGGAGTGAAGATTACCCCATGGATTCTGATTCACTGGATGATTTTGAAGAAGGAGAATCAGATGAGAGGAAGGAAGCTTCCAGCTTTAGGAAGTCATTTAGTTATGAAAGTCTGGCATACGCAAATGCTGGGGTAAATTGTGAAGATGAAAGTTGTATTTACTACAGCTACAGGAAGTCAGATGATGGGTGTTCACAGATGGAGGATTCAACTATGTGTTCATCTGAGCCTTATTTGTCTCAAATGTCAAAGCGAAGCATATTACCGTGGAGGAAGAGGAAGTTGAGCTTCAGATCTCCCAAAGGTCACAAGGGAGAGCCATTATTAAAGAAGGCCTATGCAGAAGAAGGTGGTGATGACATAGATTTTGATCGTCGGCAACTTAGCTCTGATGAATCCTTTTCACTTCGGGTAAGAATAATCTCACAGTTGTTTCCTTTTGCACCTCTAGCATGTGCACTATGTTTTACTTGCAAGTTGCAACTCTTTAGTCTCTACAGTAGTTTTCTTCTTTGACAGTTTTAGCTCAGTCCTGTTGTCCTGTTTGGGAATGTAAATGTTTTACGATGAGCCATATGTTCACTAAAGAATTAGTGGCATTAACCTGGGAAGATTTTTTAtacttattcttttttttttttgactaaTATTCAACACTAATGTTTTCACATTGTTTTCCAGTTGTACAAGACTGAGGATGACTCGTGTGCAAATTGCTCATCAGTGTCTGAGTTTGGTGATGACAACTTTGCTGTAGGGAGTTGGGAGCAGAAAGAAGTACTGAGTCGTGATGGTCACATGAAGCTTCAGACACAGGTCTTCTTTGCTTCAATTGATCAACGGAGTGAACGTGCAGCTGGTGAGAGTGCATGTACAGCTCTTGTTGCTGTAATTGCTGATTGGTTCCAGAACAATCATGATCTTATGCCCATAAAGTCACAGTTTGACAGTCTAATTCGAGAAGGCTCATCAGAATGGAGAAAACTGTGTGACAGTGAAACCTATAGGGAGCGGTTCCCTGACAAGCATTTTGATTTGGAAACTGTCATTCAAGCAAAGATACGCCCCCTTTCTGTGGTTCCAGGGAAGTCCTTTATCGGTTTTTTCCATCCTGAAGGGATGGATGAGGAGAGATTTGACTTCCTGCATGGTGCTATGTCTTTTGATAACATTTGGGATGAGATCACTCGAGTTGGAGAGGAGTGCCCAAGCAATGGGGAACCCCAAGTTTATATTGTTAGCTGGAATGACCATTTTTTCATCTTGAAAGTTGAAGATGATGCTTATTACATCATTGACACATTGGGAGAGAGGCTTTATGAAGGATGTAATCAGGCTTACATCTTAAAATTTGACAGTAATACACTAATATACAAGATGCATGATGCTGAGAAACCAAAAGGTGAGCAGCAAATTGTTGAAGCAGTACAAGTTAATGGTAAAGAGATGGATGATCAGTCAAAGAGTGAGTCAGAAAAGGAACTCTTGTGTAAagggaaggaagcatgcaaagcgTACATAAAAAACTTCCTGGCTGCAATCCCTATAAGAGAACTGCAAGCTGATCTCAAGAAAGGTCTCTTATCATCAACACCTCTTCATCATAGACTGCAACTTGAGTTTAACTACACTCAACTGGTACAGTCTCATGCTGCAACCGAAACATCATCCATGGCTACTCCTGATACCCTTACTTCAACTTCAGCAGTTGAAACAACTTCATCAGTTGAAACATTATCCATGGCGGCTACTACTGAGACCCTCGCTCTTGTGGTTACCGAGACACCTGAGGCTTTTGCTCTTCCAGAAATCCAAGAATATGAGACTCTTACTCTTACAGTAACAGATGTTACTATGCAATCTTAACTGTAAATTGGAGAAACTGCAGTGATTCTAACTCGTGTCActagttttaaattttaacttttttttgttttttctgatTTGAAGTTAAATTTTAGTTTAACAAATTATGACTGACTCAAGGCTCTTGATGCCACATAAAAATGAATGTGGTGTGCTAGGTTTGTGTCTTAGTCTAATTTTATTTCTTGTGAAGGGTATCTTTGTAAATGATTCTGTGTAGTTTCATTTTCAAGAGGTCACAAACTTTTGGCAGTTGATAGATAAATGTAGTTCTCAAAAGATTCTACTTGACCAAAAACTTTTTATAATTGATtcgttatcttttttttttggttaagtGGATTGGACAGTTTTCAATTTTAGACATTATATCCATGTATTACACACCCACACACACTACATGGATACATATTATGAGTTCTTAAACAACATCCAGCAAGGTTTGGTTTAGTGACAACTATGTTTGCCTTACTAGGAGGTGCAGTGGGTTCAAATCCTAGCTATGTCTAGGAAGTTGATATATGAAACCCATTGGGAAAGGGAAGGGGTGTGCGTGTGTAAGGGTATATCATGCCAATTTTCTTAGTGTCATTCAgagttttttttttggtcaagttTCATTCAGCATGTGTTTCTATGATAGTATGAGGCCCATATTGGTTAATAGTTACGAAAAATAATTGAGCAGTCCTTGAATATAAGTATGATCCATTGTTGATGAATGTGGCTATGCTATGATAAAGTAGTGGAttcatgaccaaaaaaaaaaaaaaagtagtggATTTGGTCTTAAGTGTGCTCTTTGAtggattttagtttttttttctccACCTTTCGAGAGACCAAAGGATGCCCATACTTTCATCCTTGGTTATGTGAGGAAAATAAACTCACCCATGGTAAATTTAAAATCTTAGTTAAGGTATTGACAACCCATTTTCCTTATGAACCCGTCGGAAACGACTGTGGAGGAGGCTGACCAGCTACAAAGGAGTAAGAAAAAGCTTCGAAATGATGGAGGCACTTATATCGGAGAGACTTCCAGGATTCCCAGAGAAGAGGACTGGATGTATGATAAGACCACTTTTGTGGGAGCCAAtggaagaaggagaacatatgcAGACCTGGTAATCCATGGCAGCACAGAGAATAATGAGGACTTTGAAGACTTGGATGAGGAAATGACCAACGAAGGGGAGTCTTCTGAGGAAGAGGAATCGGGGATGATGGAAGAAATGTTGGAGTGGAGCCAAGCACAGAGAGAGGCTTACAGGAAGGCACGTAAGGAGGAGAGAGCAATCCCTTCCATCACTGTGAACCGTTTACAGAATGGCATTTTCAACATCCAGGTAAATAAAGCTGAGAAGAAAAGACTAGAAAGGCCATGGAAACACACCTTGATTATCAAGCTGCTGGGAAGGAGTATTTCTTACGGGGTACTTAAGAGAAGGCTCGACACAATATGGGCGAAATCTGGAGGGCTAGACTTGATTGATCTAGGAAACGATTTCTTTGTGGTCAGGCTGTTCAATGAAGATGACTACTGGTATGTTCTGGAAGGAGGACCATGGATGCTTTTTGATCATTACCTTACTATCCGCCGATGGACGCCAGACTTTAATCCCTTCGGTGTGTCAATTAATAAGATAGCGGCATGGGTCCGTCTTCCTGACTTGCCCATTGAGTACTATGATAAGAGATTTCTGGGGACAGTCGGAGACCAGATAGGAAAAACCCTCAAGGTTGATATGAACACGACCAATCAATCACGAGGAAAATTCGCAAGactgttggtgcacgaaattgtgatcatcaacaatggcgccaaagacttggtgctctcaaacgtgaatcacactttgtcacaacttcgcacaactaaccagcaagtgcactgggtcgtccaagtaataaaccttacgtgagtaagagtcgatcctacggagattgtcggcctgaagcaagctatggtcacctt harbors:
- the LOC107624170 gene encoding uncharacterized protein LOC107624170 isoform X1: MVVKMMRWRPWPPLVARKYEVRLVVRKLEGCDLLQFDSQESPRLTVEIRWKGPKLTLGSLRRTPLSRNFTREADILDTARTLAQWDEEFHTVCTFNVNKDNAFHPWEIALTLFNGLNQGPKSKVPVLGTALLNIAEFASLADQKDFDLSIPLTIPGVSTESSPSLCISVSLVELRSAQESADVVQRSVVPLSSPSTQSGETNLTEKDELSAIKAGLRKVKIFTEYVSSRKEKIAKTACNELEGSESRCSRSEDYPMDSDSLDDFEEGESDERKEASSFRKSFSYESLAYANAGVNCEDESCIYYSYRKSDDGCSQMEDSTMCSSEPYLSQMSKRSILPWRKRKLSFRSPKGHKGEPLLKKAYAEEGGDDIDFDRRQLSSDESFSLRLYKTEDDSCANCSSVSEFGDDNFAVGSWEQKEVLSRDGHMKLQTQVFFASIDQRSERAAGESACTALVAVIADWFQNNHDLMPIKSQFDSLIREGSSEWRKLCDSETYRERFPDKHFDLETVIQAKIRPLSVVPGKSFIGFFHPEGMDEERFDFLHGAMSFDNIWDEITRVGEECPSNGEPQVYIVSWNDHFFILKVEDDAYYIIDTLGERLYEGCNQAYILKFDSNTLIYKMHDAEKPKGEQQIVEAVQVNGKEMDDQSKSESEKELLCKGKEACKAYIKNFLAAIPIRELQADLKKGLLSSTPLHHRLQLEFNYTQLVQSHAATETSSMATPDTLTSTSAVETTSSVETLSMAATTETLALVVTETPEAFALPEIQEYETLTLTVTDVTMQS
- the LOC107621335 gene encoding uncharacterized protein LOC107621335 translates to MNPSETTVEEADQLQRSKKKLRNDGGTYIGETSRIPREEDWMYDKTTFVGANGRRRTYADLVIHGSTENNEDFEDLDEEMTNEGESSEEEESGMMEEMLEWSQAQREAYRKARKEERAIPSITVNRLQNGIFNIQVNKAEKKRLERPWKHTLIIKLLGRSISYGVLKRRLDTIWAKSGGLDLIDLGNDFFVVRLFNEDDYWYVLEGGPWMLFDHYLTIRRWTPDFNPFGVSINKIAAWVRLPDLPIEYYDKRFLGTVGDQIGKTLKCGKFGHVNEGCMQAGPSTSAQTEKKNAQVGAQAGQEESGRKEVDKGKNVINENPNFGAWMIVQKQKRTRKYAAKESGDSGHKDRGEKNNMEKMANTTRYEVLAQGTDYEQARCDNEKGPRQQVSSCNVIPNGAPKEFLNGSQMRKTKASTERTFVEPIPLA
- the LOC107624170 gene encoding uncharacterized protein LOC107624170 isoform X2 translates to MVVKMMRWRPWPPLVARKYEVRLVVRKLEGCDLLQFDSQESPRLTVEIRWKGPKLTLGSLRRTPLSRNFTREADILDTARTLAQWDEEFHTVCTFNVNKDNAFHPWEIALTLFNGLNQGPKSKVPVLGTALLNIAEFASLADQKDFDLSIPLTIPGVSTESSPSLCISVSLVELRSAQESADVVQRSVVPLSSPSTQSGETNLTEKDELSAIKAGLRKVKIFTEYVSSRKEKIAKTACNELEGSESRCSRSEDYPMDSDSLDDFEEGESDERKEASSFRKSFSYESLAYANAGVNCEDESCIYYSYRKSDDGCSQMEDSTMCSSEPYLSQMSKRSILPWRKRKLSFRSPKGHKGEPLLKKAYAEEGGDDIDFDRRQLSSDESFSLRLYKTEDDSCANCSSVSEFGDDNFAVGSWEQKEVLSRDGHMKLQTQVFFASIDQRSERAAGESACTALVAVIADWFQNNHDLMPIKSQFDSLIREGSSEWRKLCDSETYRERFPDKHFDLETVIQAKIRPLSVVPGKSFIGFFHPEGMDEERFDFLHGAMSFDNIWDEITRVGEECPSNGEPQVYIVSWNDHFFILKVEDDAYYIIDTLGERLYEGCNQAYILKFDSNTLIYKMHDAEKPKGEQQIVEAKELLCKGKEACKAYIKNFLAAIPIRELQADLKKGLLSSTPLHHRLQLEFNYTQLVQSHAATETSSMATPDTLTSTSAVETTSSVETLSMAATTETLALVVTETPEAFALPEIQEYETLTLTVTDVTMQS